One region of Candidatus Margulisiibacteriota bacterium genomic DNA includes:
- a CDS encoding ABC transporter ATP-binding protein: MSFVRMENVNKIYTQGKNVQTQALNNVNLEINEGDFIAISGPSGSGKTTLLNIVGGLDNPSSGHVFLNEINITHLKEKQLAKIRLNNIGFIFQAYNLIPVLTAFENIEYIMMLQKVSPKQRRERVQKIADELEIGDLLNKKPNDMSGGQQQRVAVARAVVSRPKLILADEPTANLDSINAEKLLEIMKKLNEEDKVTFIFSTHDPLVMKKAKKQIVLKDGKIV, from the coding sequence ATGAGTTTTGTCAGGATGGAAAATGTAAATAAGATCTATACCCAAGGTAAAAATGTGCAGACGCAGGCGCTGAATAATGTGAATCTGGAGATCAATGAAGGAGATTTTATTGCCATATCCGGGCCTTCAGGTTCTGGCAAAACCACTTTATTGAATATCGTGGGAGGTTTGGACAATCCTTCCTCCGGCCATGTTTTTTTGAATGAGATAAATATTACCCATCTCAAAGAAAAACAACTGGCCAAAATCCGGTTGAATAATATCGGATTTATTTTTCAGGCTTATAACCTGATACCTGTGTTAACCGCTTTCGAAAATATTGAATACATAATGATGCTCCAAAAAGTTTCCCCTAAACAACGTAGGGAACGGGTACAAAAGATAGCCGATGAACTGGAAATAGGTGATCTGCTGAATAAAAAACCTAATGATATGAGTGGTGGTCAGCAGCAGCGCGTTGCCGTGGCTCGTGCTGTAGTGAGCAGACCTAAACTTATCCTTGCCGATGAACCGACAGCCAATCTTGATTCTATAAACGCGGAAAAACTTTTGGAAATTATGAAAAAACTTAATGAAGAAGATAAAGTAACCTTCATATTTTCAACACATGATCCACTGGTTATGAAAAAAGCAAAAAAACAAATTGTTTTAAAGGACGGTAAAATTGTTTAA
- a CDS encoding HAMP domain-containing sensor histidine kinase, with protein sequence EKIRETKPQVIRILLTGYADIKAAEDAINKSEVFRFISKPWNDEELLFTINDGIKLYDLKEENIKLLEVTQKQNEELKKLDKLKDEFISNVSHELRTPLNSMNMIMSNIKVGIAGDYNQFPEKLREYMEIMEHNNSSLMLLVNDLLDIFKINSPDFKLVYELADFNDIIKKELDDMKIQFETKNITLETILGQCPNLELDPMRIRQVIRNLLSNALKFTNFEGKVSVITSFEDNTITCKISDTGIGIEPDFLTVIFERFRQVVEEAEGKPTGTGLGLSICQKIIELHGGKIWAESEYNKGSTFIFTLPVKTQ encoded by the coding sequence TAGAAAAAATCAGAGAAACAAAACCGCAGGTCATCCGAATTCTACTAACCGGTTACGCCGATATTAAAGCCGCGGAAGATGCCATAAACAAATCAGAGGTATTTCGTTTTATCAGCAAACCATGGAATGATGAAGAATTGCTTTTTACTATAAATGATGGAATAAAATTATACGATTTGAAAGAAGAAAACATCAAACTTTTAGAAGTTACTCAGAAACAAAATGAAGAGCTGAAAAAACTGGATAAATTAAAAGACGAATTTATTTCCAATGTCAGCCATGAACTGCGCACGCCCTTGAACTCAATGAACATGATTATGAGCAATATTAAAGTCGGTATTGCCGGCGATTATAATCAGTTCCCGGAAAAACTCAGGGAATATATGGAAATAATGGAACATAACAACAGCAGCCTAATGCTTCTGGTCAATGACCTGCTGGATATTTTTAAAATCAACTCTCCTGATTTTAAACTGGTGTACGAACTCGCCGACTTTAACGATATTATAAAAAAAGAACTGGATGATATGAAAATTCAATTTGAGACCAAAAATATTACCTTAGAAACCATACTCGGACAGTGTCCGAACCTGGAACTGGACCCGATGCGCATTCGGCAGGTTATTCGTAATCTGCTGTCCAATGCCTTGAAATTTACCAATTTTGAAGGTAAAGTTTCTGTTATAACCAGTTTTGAAGATAACACTATAACCTGCAAAATATCAGATACGGGCATCGGCATCGAACCGGATTTTTTAACGGTTATTTTCGAAAGGTTTAGGCAGGTTGTGGAAGAAGCCGAGGGCAAACCCACCGGCACAGGCCTGGGACTTTCTATTTGTCAAAAAATTATTGAACTGCACGGAGGTAAAATTTGGGCGGAAAGTGAATATAACAAAGGTAGCACTTTTATTTTCACTCTGCCTGTAAAAACACAATGA
- a CDS encoding response regulator: MDKSKYIILIVEDDSGTRMLLRDRLRHEGFTIETASNGIEGLDKAIKLKPDIVILDVMMPGKNGYVVCSELRKNPKTKEMFIIMFTAKSMMKDMEVGYNAGADYYVPKPFEMDDLLKKIKMCLNKKMLDKIFDDKN; encoded by the coding sequence ATGGATAAAAGCAAATATATAATACTTATAGTTGAGGATGATAGCGGAACAAGAATGCTGCTCAGGGACAGACTGCGACATGAAGGATTCACAATAGAAACTGCCTCTAATGGTATTGAAGGTTTGGATAAAGCTATTAAACTGAAACCCGATATTGTTATTCTGGATGTAATGATGCCCGGGAAAAACGGTTATGTTGTATGTTCAGAGCTCAGAAAAAACCCAAAAACAAAAGAAATGTTTATTATTATGTTTACAGCGAAATCGATGATGAAAGATATGGAAGTGGGCTACAACGCTGGCGCAGACTATTATGTTCCCAAACCATTTGAGATGGACGACCTGTTGAAAAAAATAAAAATGTGTCTGAATAAAAAGATGCTGGACAAAATCTTCGACGACAAAAACTAG
- a CDS encoding response regulator transcription factor produces MIFTKKQKRILIIEDNKEASSLLKDMLQADGYDIIQSYDGSKGVEMALQEIPDLIILDVMLPGKDGFSVCSNLKFKFNKTKNIPVIMLTARHEDISKDKGFIVGADIYMTKPFDPGEMLANVKKLINHG; encoded by the coding sequence ATGATATTTACGAAAAAACAAAAACGTATCCTGATTATTGAAGATAATAAAGAAGCATCTTCTTTATTAAAAGACATGTTGCAAGCTGACGGGTACGACATTATACAGTCTTATGACGGTTCAAAAGGTGTAGAAATGGCCTTGCAGGAAATTCCAGATTTGATTATTTTAGATGTAATGCTGCCGGGTAAAGACGGATTTTCCGTCTGTTCAAATTTGAAATTCAAATTCAACAAAACAAAAAACATACCTGTAATCATGTTAACCGCAAGGCACGAAGATATTAGCAAAGATAAGGGCTTCATTGTGGGTGCCGATATTTACATGACCAAACCTTTCGACCCTGGCGAAATGTTAGCTAATGTAAAAAAACTGATTAACCATGGATAA